TTATGAAGTTCTAGCTCTTGCAATTTCGTGTTAACAATCTCATCATCCGTTGCTTCACCTCCATTTTCAACTATTTCTTTCAACGTTTCACAGTCCCTCACAGAAAGCATTACAAGTTGCTCCAGTGCCTTAGCCATTGCCGGTGTTAACAAAATTTCCAAGTTCCCACAGCCCGACACTTCTAGAAAACGAAGCTTTTGAAGATTCTGACCTAAGCCAGGGATTATCTTGTATAGATGTGTAAGCATTGGTAGTTGCTTGATCTCTACTTTTTCCAAGGATGGGAATTTGAAGGTATTACTTGCTGAGGAGAAGCTTTCCAGAACAACTAAATTCCCAAGTTCTAGCTCCTCTAAATTGGTGAAACTAATATCATCTGTTGCTTCACTCACATCAGCTCCTACTATTTCTTTCATCACGGAGCAGTATGTTATATAAAGCACTTTGAGTTGCACTAGTCTTTTAGCCATTGAGGGTGATACTAAATTCATCAAATTTCCACAGAAATCTACTTTTAGAgaatgaagattttgaagaattggctGTAACCCAGATAGATGCATAAGACTAGGTAGTCTGACTAAGCATATTTTAGTTAACCGTGGAATTGTCTCACCCGCAAGTCCTTCCTCTTGGATTACCTCTTCCACTGAATCACAATCTTGCACGTTGAGTTGCTCCAGATTCTGTAATACTGGTAGCTTACTGCAGGGGATTGCAACTGGAATCCCTTCACACATTTTTATCTCCAAAACTCTTAGTTTGCCAAATGAATCCCTTGAAAATTGGCCCCGCCATATCTCCATGGGGCCCGTAAAACTCAACATCAATTCCTCCACATTAGGAAATATGCTCTgccaaatcaaataaaaaacattaatattttattacgCTAAcaaaactttaataaataaataaggtctATATATAAAAAGGCTTCCAGCAAGCTAATTTTATATAATCTGGTTACCAGTATTATTGAACAACCACAAGATGAATATCACAATTTATATAAATACCTTGAATATATAGTTGTAGTATAGCTAAATTAATCAAACATAATGCTTATTACACCTGCAAAATTCTCATGACTTATAATTATTTGTGTCTCTTTCTCCATATTTCTAAGTCCCTTTatctaatttgattaatttaactATAAATGTAGTAACCTAGATGTGCAAAAGGAGTCATACCTTTTCGATCAAGAAAAGTGGTTGTTCATCAAGTTCCCCTTCAAGACATTTTTCTTGAAATAGTAGCTCCACTTTATCACAACGCCCTACATACAATTTTTTCAAGAGTGGACAACTCAAAGTATACTTCTCCCGATAGAACCTTTTGAGCTGGCCTAAGCCGAAAAGCTCGAGAGAGGTTAGACTAGGGAATTCAAACATAGGCACTGCTTCAACTCCATTTTCATTTGCAACAATTTCCTCCACTCCACAAAAGCTTATGCTTAGGTCCTTAAGTTGCTTAAGACCCTTCACAACTGAAGCTGGAAAAAGATATTTCAAGGAAGTCAAACCACTtattctcaatgaatttagattttgaaagcAACCTACAGGATCTTGGCTGTCCCACATTGTTCTGACATTATCCAAACTTAACTTCAAATGTAAGGACTCCAACCTGGGGAGTGCAACCTGTCCAATTTATGACATAGAATCAATAATTAATGTAGTCAGCCGTTCACCCATATTCCAATAACTAGACATATAGAACTGAATATAAGAGGTAGAAGGTCAACATGTCAGTGTGACAAAGcacaagattaactaaaactttgctataaattctctttttaaatgagaaaataagagaTCCCAAttttaatctcttttttttaatttaaggaaGTTGGTAcccaattttttctttcaataaggGCAATAGAATGATCCTAATTTTTggatctttttttttgttatttgataaatcaTTGTAGATCATCTAGAAGCCACCATAATAGTCATCAATCTGATTGTTCATATTTCATAGGCcagccaaaagaaaaaaaaagaaaaatgcaatccACCCACCTACCATGCTTTGTAGACTAAAATACAGTatagaaaaaatgatatttgtatAAATACATTGCTTCATCTAATTACAAATGAATTGTCCCACTAATGTGCACCTCATGTTTGATGTTGACATCCCTTTTTGCCAATTTTTAACGCTTtatcttttcttaattttttcactCCCTGTGTAattttttcactaattttattcatataattttttacaactttttttattttattatttattttctaaaatttgaagtattGAAATTAGTTATTCAATATTGATAGGAGACTAAATCATTATGAATTGATTGAAACTgatataattctaattattcaacccctttattttattacttttctaCCAAACGTTCTcaagtataatttttaataatttataacacCATAATGCTTATTACACCGGCAAAATCCTCATGACTTATAATTATTTGTGTCCCTTTCTCCATATTTCTAAGTCCCTTTatctaatttgattaatttaactATAAATGTAGTAACCTAGATGTGCAAAAGGAGTCATACCTTTTCAATCAAGAAAAGTGGTTGTTCATCAAGTTCCTCTTCAAGACATTTTTCTTGAAATAGTAGCTCCACTTTATCGCAATCCACTACATCCAAATTTTCCAAGAGTGGACAACTCAAAGTATACTTCTCCCGATAGAACCTTTTGAGCTGGCCTAAGCCCCAAAGCTGGAGAGAGGTTAGACTAGGAAATTCAAACATAGGCACTGGTTCAACTCCATTTTCATTTGCAACAATTTCCTCCACTCCACAAAAGCTTATGCTTAGGTCCTTAAGTTGCGTAAGACCCTTCACAACTGAAGCTGGAAAAAGATATTTCAAGGAAGTCAAACCACTtattctcaatgaatttagattttgaaagcAATCTACAGAATCTTGGCTGTCCCACATTGTTCTGACATTATCCAAACTTAACTTCAAATGTAAGGACTCCAACCTGGGGAGTGCAACCTGTCCAATTTATGACAtagaattaataattaatgtagTCAGTCGTTCACCCATATTCCAATAACTAGACATATAGAATTGAATATAAGAGGTAGAAAGTCAACATGTCAGTGTGACAAAGCACAAGATTAACTAGAACTTTGCTataaattctctttttaaatgagaaaataagagaTCCCAAttttaatctcttttttttaatttaagggAGTTGGTAcccaattttttctttcaataaggGCAATAGAATGATCCtaatttttgtatctttttttttgttatttgataaatcaTTGTAGATCATCTAGAAGCCACCATAATAGTCATCAATCTGATTGTTCATATTTCATAGGCcagccaaaagaaaaaaaagaaaaatgcaatccACCCACCTACCATGCTTTGTATACTAAAACACAGTatagaaaaaatgatatttgtatAAATACTTTGCTTCATCtaattacaaattaattgtCCCACTAATGTGCACCTCATGTTTGATATTGACATCTCTTTTTGCCAATTTTTAACGCTTtatcttttcttaattttttcactccctttgtaattttttcactatttttatttatataattttttacaacttttattattttattatttactttttaaaatttgaagtattgaaattaattattcaatattgATAGGAGACTAAATCATTATGAATTGATTGGAACTgatataattctaattattcaacgcctttattttattacttttctgCCAAACGTTCTcaagtataatttttaataatttataacaccataaaacaagtaaataatGTGActctttcatattattttaatttttaacctCTAATTTTCAATTATGGTGACTCATAATCAGTGACCATCCATCTATATTTATTCTTGATTTTgcgataaattttttttttttttaattcatccaccaaaatgcaattttcatatttttgtaaaatttatccattataaaatctaaaatgaaatcaaaatcatttgTCCCGTGAATAACATtgtttagaaagaaaaaaataagggatAAATAATTGTACAGCGTGTGTTAATAGTtgttaaacaaaatatttattttcttgaattagcTTATCTTtacttcaataaatttttttggtgaaaaaataataaaaataaatgccaTATTTGAAAAACTATGGAGATTTGCAAaaggaattagaaaaaaaaaatgaaagaatatgcaaaaaaaaagtGAACTTGTAATAATGGAAAGAAGAGCAAGATAAAATTGAAGTAAACTTGTAGATTGAAACGAAAATGtaaaatgtgaggaaaatagTGTAACATGAGTAAATTATAAAGAGACACGAAAAATAATGGTACTAATGAAATAAGAGTAACTAtttgagaaatgaaaaaaaaaaaaaaagacgaaaATGAAAGGGTAAAGAAGatagttaaattttgaattttgtgtaatatattttgaaattttgttatatcAAGAATATTAGTGGATGAAACAATATAAATACTTTCAGTTAAcaaattgaaatagaaaatatacatatttgtggagaaaatatacatatatgtgggctaaataatataagtatgtttacaagcttaaaaaaaaatgaatataacaGAAAAATGGTATGCGGAAGAGAGGCAAAATACAGATGATGGAGGGATCTCACAATCCACTGTCTTAATAAGAGTTTACTCATGgacaaaattaatcaatttccTTAATTTGGGATACATGAGCAAAATAAGGTTAGCTACGTAATTTTacaatagaaaatgattttggGGGGGTGAAGGAAATCTTGTGATTGGCTATTTGGCTTTCTTACTAGTACATACCACCATTAGGAAACTACCGATTTAATTAATGTATGtgattaatttgttttcaagACTGGcagaaattgaaaatgaaaatctaaCATACCTGATTGAAAAAAGAGCTGCATGGCTCCTGGCTGCCACTGGCTCCCGTGGAGTAGAAGTTAATGAGATTTGGCATACCTTCCAGTCGCAAGGTTCCCAGTTGAGGAAACACTAGTACTGATTCCCTTGCTTGTGTTGTAGGAAGCCATATGATATATTTCAAGCTCCTACATAACCTtatgaacagaactctcaacTTGGTAAACCAACTAATCCGAATTGGGCCACGCCATACTGCTTGCAATTGCTCGAGATCTCTAAGCCGTAAGTCCTCCAAGCGAGGAAAGGCACTATGTGGTGGGTCGACCCATTCATCGTCCATTGTATTGATGATGTCTTGCATCGCACCACTCAGAGAGATAGACAGATACTTGAGTTTAGGAAAACCGTCGCAGTctaactcattaaaaaaatgttttgtatCATTCAAGTCCTTCAAACTTAGAACTTCAACTGTCTTTAACAGCCTGGAGAAGCACCTCACCAGATGTTGGGCATCGACCACATTGAGTATCAACCTGCGTGAGGTCCTGCGTGAGGTCCTCCTTCTACCATCATAGACAATGGAAGGAGATTTAGGGCCTATAGATATATCATATCTAGTGAGGTTCTTAAGGGATACATCATCCAGAAGCAAACTTGAAAATGGCATTCTTAATTCCAAAGCCCTCAAACAAGACAAGTGTTTCAACTCACAACGGAAAAAATCATTATCGACTCTCCTCGATCTAATACAGAGATGCTGTAACTGAGATAGACTTGATATCACATTTTCTGGATCAAGAATTTCTGTGCCGCGGAAAGTCAACATCCTTAGATCAGTCAATTGACTCATTTCTTTGGGAAGCACTATATAGTTACAACCTACAAAACTAAGAATTTGTAGTTTCTTCAGTTCTCCAAGTATTTCTATGCCTCCCGAAATCCAACATCTATGTAGACACAATGTTCGGAGATTTGAGAGAAGGTGAAGTGATGAAGACTTTAGTGGATCCCAAATTCCCAACAACCTCAAAACTCTGAGTTCTTTCATCTCTTTGAAAGAAGCATCTGGGATTTTCAAAAGTTCTTTCATCTCTTTGAAAAAAGCATCTGGGATTTTCAAAAGATGCTGGTCACTATTCACCAAGAAGAATTGAAGTTTGGGACATACCAATCCTCCTGGAAGCACACGGATATCTCTGCAGTTCAAAGAGATACGAGTACAATTTCCCAACTCATGAACCCTCTGTTGCCATCCCTGTAATCCAACAGCTTCTTTCACCACAAATCCATGATCTTTCGATCCAATTGCTTTGCAAACATCACGAACCACATCATGCATTCTGACAAACCCGTTATCTTCCTCCGCAAAAAACAAACTCCTATCATCTTCAAATGAGTAGTGCCCATCTTCAAATGGGTCAAGCAACAGGCTTGAGTCTTTGAGGATTTTCACTAGGGCAACTACTCTATCTCTTGCTTGCTCCAATGAATCAATGTTATCAAACAAATCCAAACCCATGCCATATTTCAACAAGTCATCCAATGAAACATTGCCATTGCCTAGCAAACCACACAATAAGAACAATGACTTGACTTCATCACTTTCCAAATGGTTGTAGCTCAGCTCTAGACATGAGTAtacctttttctccactcctTGGATGTTTTTTGGTGCAGATGTACTCAATTCATTCAAGGCATTCTTCCATACAGCCACGTTCTTACCTTTTAGTGCCTTTGCAATTGTTACAATTGCAATTGGTAGACCCTCGCATTCTTCAACTACATCGGTGGCTATAGGTCCCAGCTCCAGATTCTTCTCCAGGGAACCACCTGATGTCTTGTTAAATAAACTCCAAGCTTCTTCCGGAGGTAATTGTTGAATTAGGAAACATGTTTCTTCGTCCATGTATTGTCTTATTAGCTGTAGATCTCTAGACGTCAACACTACTTTGCATTCTGTCGGATCATCTTTACAAGGAATTCCAACTTCCTCCAGATCAATCTCCTTCCAAATATCATCTAATATAATTAGTATCTTCTCCTTCTTCAGTCTGTGATTCAGTTCAACTGCTCTTGTGGACTCATCCTCCCTCATAAATTTCAAGCCTAACATCTCtgcaattttttgttgaattttagCAATTCCTTGTTGAGGTTTTTCCAGGTCTCGAGTCCAGGATACATCTATGTAGACTTCTGTTGTGAACAGATTCCTTTGCTTAGCTTGTTCGGCTACTTGTTTAACCAGTGTGGTTTTGCCCACACCGCCCATCCCCCTTACTCCAACCATCTTGATCTCATCATCTCCGATTGcatccattatttttttcaaaatcgaTGCTCTCGAATCAAAAggttcataatttttaaaggttAAGTTCCGGATAGGGACAAGATCTGATACTCCGTGAGGGAAATTGCCTTCGATTTTGATTTGAACAATTTCCTGCGCCTTCTCTTCTGCTTTCCTGCCTAGCAGGTACCTAGACTTGAAATTAGGACACCACCCATTGAAACAGCTCCTGTTTTCATCGTTCATCAATTCCTCTGCCTCCCCTGTAATTCCAGCTACCCGATTCAGCCAATCTTGAACAATAGGTCTGATTTCATACCCCGCTCGGTTCGTTTCGGCATCAACAGTTCTCTGAATGTCATCCCTCACATGCCCCAACTCCTGAACCTTGTTGTTGAGATCATCCGTATAGCTCCGATAGCAAAACAGATATCTTAGCTGGCGTTCAATTGGAGACACCAAGTACTCTCCAACTTTTGCAGCAATGCTAATAACAATGTCTGTCATTTCAGCTACGGCAGACTGCTTTTGCCTCTCCCTTTTAGCTTGCTTGGGAAAACTGATGGTGACTGACTG
Above is a genomic segment from Vitis riparia cultivar Riparia Gloire de Montpellier isolate 1030 chromosome 14, EGFV_Vit.rip_1.0, whole genome shotgun sequence containing:
- the LOC117930889 gene encoding disease resistance protein SUMM2-like isoform X5, with protein sequence MMARKQKKSIREQLILVFFFSSGTVKACPTARNEVPQSVTISFPKQAKRERQKQSAVAEMTDIVISIAAKVGEYLVSPIERQLRYLFCYRSYTDDLNNKVQELGHVRDDIQRTVDAETNRAGYEIRPIVQDWLNRVAGITGEAEELMNDENRSCFNGWCPNFKSRYLLGRKAEEKAQEIVQIKIEGNFPHGVSDLVPIRNLTFKNYEPFDSRASILKKIMDAIGDDEIKMVGVRGMGGVGKTTLVKQVAEQAKQRNLFTTEVYIDVSWTRDLEKPQQGIAKIQQKIAEMLGLKFMREDESTRAVELNHRLKKEKILIILDDIWKEIDLEEVGIPCKDDPTECKVVLTSRDLQLIRQYMDEETCFLIQQLPPEEAWSLFNKTSGGSLEKNLELGPIATDVVEECEGLPIAIVTIAKALKGKNVAVWKNALNELSTSAPKNIQGVEKKVYSCLELSYNHLESDEVKSLFLLCGLLGNGNVSLDDLLKYGMGLDLFDNIDSLEQARDRVVALVKILKDSSLLLDPFEDGHYSFEDDRSLFFAEEDNGFVRMHDVVRDVCKAIGSKDHGFVVKEAVGLQGWQQRVHELGNCTRISLNCRDIRVLPGGLVCPKLQFFLVNSDQHLLKIPDAFFKEMKELLKIPDASFKEMKELRVLRLLGIWDPLKSSSLHLLSNLRTLCLHRCWISGGIEILGELKKLQILSFVGCNYIVLPKEMSQLTDLRMLTFRGTEILDPENVISSLSQLQHLCIRSRRVDNDFFRCELKHLSCLRALELRMPFSSLLLDDVSLKNLTRYDISIGPKSPSIVYDGRRRTSRRTSRRLILNVVDAQHLVRCFSRLLKTVEVLSLKDLNDTKHFFNELDCDGFPKLKYLSISLSGAMQDIINTMDDEWVDPPHSAFPRLEDLRLRDLEQLQAVWRGPIRISWFTKLRVLFIRLCRSLKYIIWLPTTQARESVLVFPQLGTLRLEGMPNLINFYSTGASGSQEPCSSFFNQVALPRLESLHLKLSLDNVRTMWDSQDSVDCFQNLNSLRISGLTSLKYLFPASVVKGLTQLKDLSISFCGVEEIVANENGVEPVPMFEFPSLTSLQLWGLGQLKRFYREKYTLSCPLLENLDVVDCDKVELLFQEKCLEEELDEQPLFLIEKSIFPNVEELMLSFTGPMEIWRGQFSRDSFGKLRVLEIKMCEGIPVAIPCSKLPVLQNLEQLNVQDCDSVEEVIQEEGLAGETIPRLTKICLVRLPSLMHLSGLQPILQNLHSLKVDFCGNLMNLVSPSMAKRLVQLKVLYITYCSVMKEIVGADVSEATDDISFTNLEELELGNLVVLESFSSASNTFKFPSLEKVEIKQLPMLTHLYKIIPGLGQNLQKLRFLEVSGCGNLEILLTPAMAKALEQLVMLSVRDCETLKEIVENGGEATDDEIVNTKLQELELHNLPILKSFCSASYTFRFPSLLEMGMFGCPKMEFFCMGDLITPRLEEVYMNGLLLDLENDLNAAIQKVFMETVEDSQEEDAEEGDSEEQHPKVESSVEEDTEGENSEGGGSGSHEED
- the LOC117930889 gene encoding probable disease resistance protein At4g27220 isoform X4 — encoded protein: MMARKQKKSIREQLILVFFFSSGTVKACPTARNEVPQSVTISFPKQAKRERQKQSAVAEMTDIVISIAAKVGEYLVSPIERQLRYLFCYRSYTDDLNNKVQELGHVRDDIQRTVDAETNRAGYEIRPIVQDWLNRVAGITGEAEELMNDENRSCFNGWCPNFKSRYLLGRKAEEKAQEIVQIKIEGNFPHGVSDLVPIRNLTFKNYEPFDSRASILKKIMDAIGDDEIKMVGVRGMGGVGKTTLVKQVAEQAKQRNLFTTEVYIDVSWTRDLEKPQQGIAKIQQKIAEMLGLKFMREDESTRAVELNHRLKKEKILIILDDIWKEIDLEEVGIPCKDDPTECKVVLTSRDLQLIRQYMDEETCFLIQQLPPEEAWSLFNKTSGGSLEKNLELGPIATDVVEECEGLPIAIVTIAKALKGKNVAVWKNALNELSTSAPKNIQGVEKKVYSCLELSYNHLESDEVKSLFLLCGLLGNGNVSLDDLLKYGMGLDLFDNIDSLEQARDRVVALVKILKDSSLLLDPFEDGHYSFEDDRSLFFAEEDNGFVRMHDVVRDVCKAIGSKDHGFVVKEAVGLQGWQQRVHELGNCTRISLNCRDIRVLPGGLVCPKLQFFLVNSDQHLLKIPDAFFKEMKELLKIPDASFKEMKELRVLRLLGIWDPLKSSSLHLLSNLRTLCLHRCWISGGIEILGELKKLQILSFVGCNYIVLPKEMSQLTDLRMLTFRGTEILDPENVISSLSQLQHLCIRSRRVDNDFFRCELKHLSCLRALELRMPFSSLLLDDVSLKNLTRYDISIGPKSPSIVYDGRRRTSRRTSRRLILNVVDAQHLVRCFSRLLKTVEVLSLKDLNDTKHFFNELDCDGFPKLKYLSISLSGAMQDIINTMDDEWVDPPHSAFPRLEDLRLRDLEQLQAVWRGPIRISWFTKLRVLFIRLCRSLKYIIWLPTTQARESVLVFPQLGTLRLEGMPNLINFYSTGASGSQEPCSSFFNQVALPRLESLHLKLSLDNVRTMWDSQDSVDCFQNLNSLRISGLTSLKYLFPASVVKGLTQLKDLSISFCGVEEIVANENGVEPVPMFEFPSLTSLQLWGLGQLKRFYREKYTLSCPLLENLDVVDCDKVELLFQEKCLEEELDEQPLFLIEKVALPRLESLHLKLSLDNVRTMWDSQDPVGCFQNLNSLRISGLTSLKYLFPASVVKGLKQLKDLSISFCGVEEIVANENGVEAVPMFEFPSLTSLELFGLGQLKRFYREKYTLSCPLLKKLYVGRCDKVELLFQEKCLEGELDEQPLFLIEKSIFPNVEELMLSFTGPMEIWRGQFSRDSFGKLRVLEIKMCEGIPVAIPCSKLPVLQNLEQLNVQDCDSVEEVIQEEGLAGETIPRLTKICLVRLPSLMHLSGLQPILQNLHSLKVDFCGNLMNLVSPSMAKRLVQLKVLYITYCSVMKEIVGADVSEATDDISFTNLEELELGNLVVLESFSSASNTFKFPSLEKVEIKQLPMLTHLYKIIPGLGQNLQKLRFLEVSGCGNLEILLTPAMAKALEQLVMLSVRDCETLKEIVENGGEATDDEIVNTKLQELELHNLPILKSFCSASYTFRFPSLLEMGMFGCPKMEFFCMGDLITPRLEEVYMNGLLLDLENDLNAAIQKVFMETEEDAEEGDSEEQHPKVESSVEEDTEGENSEGGGSGSHEED
- the LOC117930889 gene encoding probable disease resistance protein At4g27220 isoform X3 — translated: MMARKQKKSIREQLILVFFFSSGTVKACPTARNEVPQSVTISFPKQAKRERQKQSAVAEMTDIVISIAAKVGEYLVSPIERQLRYLFCYRSYTDDLNNKVQELGHVRDDIQRTVDAETNRAGYEIRPIVQDWLNRVAGITGEAEELMNDENRSCFNGWCPNFKSRYLLGRKAEEKAQEIVQIKIEGNFPHGVSDLVPIRNLTFKNYEPFDSRASILKKIMDAIGDDEIKMVGVRGMGGVGKTTLVKQVAEQAKQRNLFTTEVYIDVSWTRDLEKPQQGIAKIQQKIAEMLGLKFMREDESTRAVELNHRLKKEKILIILDDIWKEIDLEEVGIPCKDDPTECKVVLTSRDLQLIRQYMDEETCFLIQQLPPEEAWSLFNKTSGGSLEKNLELGPIATDVVEECEGLPIAIVTIAKALKGKNVAVWKNALNELSTSAPKNIQGVEKKVYSCLELSYNHLESDEVKSLFLLCGLLGNGNVSLDDLLKYGMGLDLFDNIDSLEQARDRVVALVKILKDSSLLLDPFEDGHYSFEDDRSLFFAEEDNGFVRMHDVVRDVCKAIGSKDHGFVVKEAVGLQGWQQRVHELGNCTRISLNCRDIRVLPGGLVCPKLQFFLVNSDQHLLKIPDAFFKEMKELLKIPDASFKEMKELRVLRLLGIWDPLKSSSLHLLSNLRTLCLHRCWISGGIEILGELKKLQILSFVGCNYIVLPKEMSQLTDLRMLTFRGTEILDPENVISSLSQLQHLCIRSRRVDNDFFRCELKHLSCLRALELRMPFSSLLLDDVSLKNLTRYDISIGPKSPSIVYDGRRRTSRRTSRRLILNVVDAQHLVRCFSRLLKTVEVLSLKDLNDTKHFFNELDCDGFPKLKYLSISLSGAMQDIINTMDDEWVDPPHSAFPRLEDLRLRDLEQLQAVWRGPIRISWFTKLRVLFIRLCRSLKYIIWLPTTQARESVLVFPQLGTLRLEGMPNLINFYSTGASGSQEPCSSFFNQVALPRLESLHLKLSLDNVRTMWDSQDSVDCFQNLNSLRISGLTSLKYLFPASVVKGLTQLKDLSISFCGVEEIVANENGVEPVPMFEFPSLTSLQLWGLGQLKRFYREKYTLSCPLLENLDVVDCDKVELLFQEKCLEEELDEQPLFLIEKVALPRLESLHLKLSLDNVRTMWDSQDPVGCFQNLNSLRISGLTSLKYLFPASVVKGLKQLKDLSISFCGVEEIVANENGVEAVPMFEFPSLTSLELFGLGQLKRFYREKYTLSCPLLKKLYVGRCDKVELLFQEKCLEGELDEQPLFLIEKSIFPNVEELMLSFTGPMEIWRGQFSRDSFGKLRVLEIKMCEGIPVAIPCSKLPVLQNLEQLNVQDCDSVEEVIQEEGLAGETIPRLTKICLVRLPSLMHLSGLQPILQNLHSLKVDFCGNLMNLVSPSMAKRLVQLKVLYITYCSVMKEIVGADVSEATDDISFTNLEELELGNLVVLESFSSASNTFKFPSLEKVEIKQLPMLTHLYKIIPGLGQNLQKLRFLEVSGCGNLEILLTPAMAKALEQLVMLSVRDCETLKEIVENGGEATDDEIVNTKLQELELHNLPILKSFCSASYTFRFPSLLEMGMFGCPKMEFFCMGDLITPRLEEVYMNGLLLDLENDLNAAIQKVFMETVEDSQEEDAEEGDSEEQHPKVESSVEEDTEGENSEGGGSGSHEED
- the LOC117930889 gene encoding probable disease resistance protein At4g27220 isoform X1, with the protein product MMARKQKKSIREQLILVFFFSSGTVKACPTARNEVPQSVTISFPKQAKRERQKQSAVAEMTDIVISIAAKVGEYLVSPIERQLRYLFCYRSYTDDLNNKVQELGHVRDDIQRTVDAETNRAGYEIRPIVQDWLNRVAGITGEAEELMNDENRSCFNGWCPNFKSRYLLGRKAEEKAQEIVQIKIEGNFPHGVSDLVPIRNLTFKNYEPFDSRASILKKIMDAIGDDEIKMVGVRGMGGVGKTTLVKQVAEQAKQRNLFTTEVYIDVSWTRDLEKPQQGIAKIQQKIAEMLGLKFMREDESTRAVELNHRLKKEKILIILDDIWKEIDLEEVGIPCKDDPTECKVVLTSRDLQLIRQYMDEETCFLIQQLPPEEAWSLFNKTSGGSLEKNLELGPIATDVVEECEGLPIAIVTIAKALKGKNVAVWKNALNELSTSAPKNIQGVEKKVYSCLELSYNHLESDEVKSLFLLCGLLGNGNVSLDDLLKYGMGLDLFDNIDSLEQARDRVVALVKILKDSSLLLDPFEDGHYSFEDDRSLFFAEEDNGFVRMHDVVRDVCKAIGSKDHGFVVKEAVGLQGWQQRVHELGNCTRISLNCRDIRVLPGGLVCPKLQFFLVNSDQHLLKIPDAFFKEMKELLKIPDASFKEMKELRVLRLLGIWDPLKSSSLHLLSNLRTLCLHRCWISGGIEILGELKKLQILSFVGCNYIVLPKEMSQLTDLRMLTFRGTEILDPENVISSLSQLQHLCIRSRRVDNDFFRCELKHLSCLRALELRMPFSSLLLDDVSLKNLTRYDISIGPKSPSIVYDGRRRTSRRTSRRLILNVVDAQHLVRCFSRLLKTVEVLSLKDLNDTKHFFNELDCDGFPKLKYLSISLSGAMQDIINTMDDEWVDPPHSAFPRLEDLRLRDLEQLQAVWRGPIRISWFTKLRVLFIRLCRSLKYIIWLPTTQARESVLVFPQLGTLRLEGMPNLINFYSTGASGSQEPCSSFFNQVALPRLESLHLKLSLDNVRTMWDSQDSVDCFQNLNSLRISGLTSLKYLFPASVVKGLTQLKDLSISFCGVEEIVANENGVEPVPMFEFPSLTSLQLWGLGQLKRFYREKYTLSCPLLENLDVVDCDKVELLFQEKCLEEELDEQPLFLIEKVALPRLESLHLKLSLDNVRTMWDSQDPVGCFQNLNSLRISGLTSLKYLFPASVVKGLKQLKDLSISFCGVEEIVANENGVEAVPMFEFPSLTSLELFGLGQLKRFYREKYTLSCPLLKKLYVGRCDKVELLFQEKCLEGELDEQPLFLIEKSTFPNVEELMLSFTGPMEIWRGQFSRESFGKLRVLMITMCEGIPVAIPCSKLPVLQNLEKLFVLNCNSVEEVIQEEGLAGETIPRLTEIFLRSLPSLMHLSGLQPILQNLHSLEVYGCDNLMNLVSPSMAKRLVQLKELSITDCSMVKEIVGADVTEATDDISFTNLEKLQLGNLVVLESFSSASNTFKFPSLEKVEIEQLPRLTHLYRIIPGLGQNLQKLRILEVSGCGNLEILLTPAMAKALEQLENLTVTDCETLKKIVENGGEATDDEIVNTKLQKLELYNLPILKSFCSASCTFKFPSLTQIWITDCPQMEYFCMGHSMTPRLEEFYMNGVSLDLENDLNTIIRNYFTEWNPKVEDCQEEVPDEEDAEEGDSEEQHPKVVSSVEEDTEGENSEGGGSGSP